Proteins encoded in a region of the Inquilinus sp. KBS0705 genome:
- a CDS encoding sugar phosphate isomerase/epimerase: MNSSRRSFLKNSAVAVTAAALLPDSVFAAAKIQRVGIQLYSVRDAMKADPMGTLKKIADMGYSRVEHANYINRKFYGYSATEFKKILDDLSLQMPSGHTVMTTQHWDAAKNDFTDVWKYTVEDAAVLGQKYVISPWLDDSVRHDKDALKRQMDIFNKSGELCKKSNMKFGYHNHDFEFTTMVGDMRLFDYILQNTDPNLVAQQLDIGNMYGRENSAQSLIEKYPGRFELMHVKDEIKSATNTEGTGYESTIIGKGVLPVKDVLKAAKKSGTVHLIIEQESYQGMDPIDCVKIDLQTMKKWGY; encoded by the coding sequence ATGAATTCATCACGAAGAAGCTTTTTAAAAAACAGTGCAGTAGCTGTAACCGCCGCTGCTTTACTGCCCGATAGTGTTTTCGCGGCGGCAAAAATACAGCGCGTGGGTATACAGTTATACTCGGTGCGCGATGCCATGAAAGCCGACCCAATGGGTACGCTTAAAAAAATAGCCGATATGGGTTACAGCAGGGTAGAGCATGCCAACTACATTAACCGTAAGTTTTATGGCTACAGCGCAACCGAGTTTAAAAAGATATTAGATGACCTAAGCTTGCAAATGCCAAGCGGCCACACCGTAATGACCACCCAGCACTGGGATGCCGCCAAAAACGACTTTACCGATGTATGGAAATACACCGTAGAAGACGCGGCCGTATTGGGCCAAAAATATGTGATAAGCCCATGGCTGGATGACAGCGTGCGCCACGATAAGGACGCCCTGAAACGCCAGATGGATATTTTTAACAAAAGCGGCGAGCTGTGTAAAAAATCGAACATGAAGTTTGGCTACCACAACCACGATTTTGAATTTACCACCATGGTAGGCGATATGCGCCTGTTTGATTACATCCTGCAAAATACCGATCCTAACTTAGTTGCCCAGCAATTGGATATTGGTAACATGTACGGCAGAGAGAATTCGGCACAATCGCTGATTGAAAAATACCCGGGCCGTTTTGAATTGATGCACGTTAAGGATGAGATAAAAAGCGCCACCAATACCGAAGGAACCGGCTACGAAAGTACCATTATTGGTAAAGGTGTGTTACCTGTAAAGGATGTTTTAAAGGCAGCCAAAAAATCAGGAACGGTGCATTTGATCATCGAGCAGGAATCGTACCAGGGGATGGATCCGATAGATTGTGTAAAAATTGATTTACAAACCATGAAAAAGTGGGGATATTAA
- a CDS encoding biopolymer transporter TolR, which produces MLLCAQSSYAQTVGIFDGNTDVGPVKHKGSAVYDAKIQQYTVTGSGTNIWFTKDEFHFVWKKIKGDFILRTNATFVGKGTEAHRKFGLMVRKSLDGNSAHVNAVVHGDGLTSLQYRKAANDSTKEQKMALTGAGVVQLERRGNTYTMAAARQGDVFGPEEKIDLDLGDEVYVGIFVCSHNPEVSEQAVFSNTRIVQPAGATLVPYKQYLGSSIEVLDVDNQSSRIIYQSPKSLQAPNWMVDGKALIYNSEGSLYKYNLATNTPTVLNTNPAKNNNNDHVLSFDGKWLTISSGDGGPSIGYVVPSAGGEARKVTQTGKGASYMHGWSPDGKYLVFCGERNKEYDVYRIPAAGGPEERLTTTPGLDDGPEYTPDGKYIYFNSVRSGLMQVWRMKADGTEQTQITNDDFNNWFPHISPDGKWIVYITFLKNEVAPGDHPFYKHVYLRVMPIEGGPSKVVAYLYGGQGTINTPSWAPDSKHLAFVSNSDLLFPIFPTAKN; this is translated from the coding sequence ATGTTATTGTGCGCGCAAAGCAGTTACGCGCAAACGGTCGGTATATTTGACGGCAACACCGATGTTGGCCCTGTTAAACATAAGGGTAGCGCCGTTTATGATGCCAAAATACAGCAATACACAGTAACCGGGTCTGGCACCAATATATGGTTTACTAAGGATGAGTTCCACTTTGTTTGGAAAAAGATAAAAGGCGATTTTATACTACGCACCAACGCCACATTTGTAGGTAAAGGAACCGAGGCTCACCGCAAGTTTGGTTTAATGGTACGTAAATCGTTAGATGGTAATTCGGCCCATGTTAATGCTGTGGTTCATGGCGATGGCCTTACATCGTTGCAATACCGTAAAGCGGCAAATGACAGCACAAAGGAGCAAAAAATGGCACTTACCGGTGCAGGCGTAGTGCAGCTGGAAAGAAGAGGCAATACCTATACTATGGCCGCGGCGCGCCAGGGCGATGTATTTGGCCCTGAAGAAAAAATAGATCTTGACCTGGGCGACGAAGTATACGTGGGCATATTTGTTTGCTCGCATAACCCCGAAGTGTCTGAGCAGGCAGTATTCAGCAATACGCGTATAGTGCAGCCGGCAGGTGCAACCCTTGTTCCGTATAAACAATACTTAGGCAGCAGTATTGAGGTGCTGGACGTAGATAACCAAAGCAGCCGTATTATTTACCAGTCGCCAAAATCGTTACAGGCACCAAACTGGATGGTAGATGGCAAAGCGCTTATATATAATAGCGAAGGCTCGTTATATAAATACAACCTGGCTACCAATACGCCCACCGTTTTAAATACCAACCCCGCCAAAAATAATAATAACGACCATGTACTATCTTTTGATGGTAAATGGCTAACCATTAGCAGCGGCGATGGCGGCCCTTCAATAGGTTATGTAGTGCCCTCAGCCGGCGGTGAGGCCCGCAAGGTTACACAAACCGGTAAAGGCGCATCGTATATGCATGGCTGGTCGCCCGATGGTAAATACCTGGTATTTTGCGGCGAGCGTAATAAAGAGTATGATGTTTACCGCATACCTGCAGCAGGCGGGCCTGAAGAACGCTTGACTACCACACCCGGTTTAGATGATGGACCCGAATACACGCCCGATGGCAAGTACATTTACTTTAATTCGGTACGGTCGGGCTTAATGCAGGTTTGGCGCATGAAAGCCGATGGCACCGAGCAAACCCAAATCACCAACGATGATTTTAATAACTGGTTTCCGCACATATCGCCCGATGGTAAATGGATAGTGTATATCACCTTCCTTAAAAACGAAGTGGCCCCCGGCGATCACCCTTTTTATAAGCATGTATACCTTAGGGTAATGCCAATTGAGGGCGGGCCGTCAAAAGTGGTGGCTTATTTATACGGCGGGCAGGGTACCATTAATACCCCATCGTGGGCGCCAGATAGTAAACATCTGGCATTTGTAAGTAATTCCGACCTATTATTTCCTATATTTCCAACAGCAAAAAACTAA
- a CDS encoding acyl-CoA desaturase → MAFIHDVLEKPSYGWKDENGDLSKPSPGRILEEFVSRINVFADKKNWLSFLAWFMVVCLTPFLLLFIFKYFSIKGLIIAFVYSMMVMGTHGTIWYHRYCTHGAYKFKNNFWRFFTQNLTLKIIPEEIYAISHHVHHALSDQPGDPYNAQGGFLYCFLADANHQPINRNMDEKDYNRCLALMKHTGVTANTYAQYQKYGSVANPFHTIVGVIANWAFWFTVFFLLGGLPLACAIFGAAGIWAVGVRTFNYEGHGKGEDKRREGIDYNRKDMSVNQLWPGYVAGEWHNNHHLFPKSARSGFKAHQIDTAFYYIKFMSLIGAVSQYKDSKQQFLKDYVKPAAKPQAELVFCPVTGKQIYAVEQV, encoded by the coding sequence ATGGCATTTATACACGATGTGCTTGAAAAACCATCCTATGGGTGGAAAGATGAAAATGGCGACCTATCAAAACCTTCTCCCGGTCGTATCCTCGAAGAATTTGTATCAAGAATTAACGTTTTCGCCGACAAAAAAAACTGGCTTTCGTTTTTAGCCTGGTTTATGGTTGTTTGCTTAACGCCATTTCTGCTACTATTTATATTCAAATATTTTTCAATTAAGGGCCTTATCATCGCGTTTGTATACAGCATGATGGTGATGGGTACACATGGCACCATTTGGTACCACAGGTACTGCACCCATGGCGCTTATAAATTCAAGAACAACTTTTGGAGGTTTTTTACTCAAAATCTTACCCTAAAGATCATCCCCGAAGAGATATATGCTATATCGCATCACGTGCACCATGCTTTGTCTGACCAACCGGGCGACCCATACAACGCACAGGGCGGGTTTTTATATTGCTTTTTAGCTGATGCAAACCACCAGCCAATTAACCGTAATATGGACGAAAAGGATTATAACCGCTGCCTTGCTTTAATGAAGCATACCGGTGTAACCGCAAATACCTATGCGCAGTATCAAAAATATGGTTCGGTAGCTAACCCTTTCCACACCATAGTGGGCGTAATTGCTAACTGGGCGTTTTGGTTCACCGTATTCTTTTTATTAGGCGGTTTGCCTTTGGCTTGTGCCATTTTTGGTGCGGCCGGTATATGGGCAGTAGGTGTGCGTACCTTTAATTACGAGGGGCACGGTAAGGGCGAGGATAAGCGCCGCGAAGGTATCGACTATAACCGTAAGGATATGTCGGTAAACCAGCTTTGGCCAGGTTATGTGGCCGGCGAATGGCACAATAACCATCACCTTTTTCCAAAAAGCGCGCGCTCGGGTTTTAAGGCCCACCAAATAGATACCGCTTTTTACTACATTAAATTTATGAGCCTTATAGGTGCCGTAAGCCAGTATAAAGACTCGAAACAGCAGTTTTTAAAAGACTATGTTAAACCTGCAGCCAAGCCACAAGCCGAATTGGTTTTTTGCCCGGTTACCGGCAAGCAGATTTATGCTGTTGAGCAAGTTTAA
- a CDS encoding GMC family oxidoreductase, with amino-acid sequence MANLNIDSVKSRTFDAIVIGSGMSGGWAAKELTGKGLKTLVLERGRDVKHLKDYPTTNLYPWEFPHHGVIPTEVQEANPIVNRCYAFGEDAAHFFVKDKEHPYVQEKPFDWIRGYQVGGKSLLWARQTQRWSDFDFEGPARDGFAVDWPIRYSDLAPWYSYVEKFAGISGNRDGIAELPDGEFLPAFPLNAVEDYFSKHVKKSYQNRHVISARCAHLSKPNPIHLEQGRGQCQERNLCQRGCPFGGYFSANSSTIPWALKSGLCTLRPFSVVESIIYDEKLGKATGVRIIDTNTKQAIEYFADVIFVNAAALNTNLVLLNSTSNRFPNGLGNDSGVLGKYVAFHNYSAHISAEYDGFKEWTTDGRNPAGGGYIPRFRNVYKQETNFLRGYAAGFSAYRRGTDNSDGIGQTLKDNLAKKELGNWGVGSHMMGETIPKESNYVTLDKSQKDQWGVPLLKISVDYDDNDEKMKKDYIEQMTEMFTSAGFKNIRAESDHRAPGLDIHEMGGVRMGNDPKTSMLDKWNRLHACKNVYVTDGASMTSTSCQNPSLTYMAMTARSVDHAVSEMKKGNI; translated from the coding sequence ATGGCTAATTTAAATATAGATAGCGTTAAAAGCAGAACATTCGATGCTATCGTTATAGGTTCGGGGATGAGCGGCGGTTGGGCAGCCAAAGAATTAACGGGCAAGGGCCTTAAAACCCTTGTGCTTGAGCGCGGCCGCGATGTTAAACACCTTAAAGATTACCCAACCACCAACCTATACCCCTGGGAGTTTCCGCACCATGGCGTAATACCAACCGAAGTACAGGAAGCTAACCCAATAGTTAACCGTTGCTATGCCTTTGGCGAAGATGCGGCGCACTTTTTTGTAAAGGACAAAGAGCACCCCTATGTACAGGAAAAACCCTTTGACTGGATACGCGGCTACCAGGTAGGCGGTAAATCGTTATTATGGGCGAGACAAACCCAGCGCTGGAGCGATTTTGACTTTGAAGGCCCTGCCCGGGATGGTTTCGCGGTAGATTGGCCCATCCGATACAGCGATCTTGCGCCCTGGTATAGCTATGTAGAAAAATTTGCAGGCATATCCGGCAACCGCGATGGTATTGCCGAACTGCCCGATGGAGAGTTTCTGCCGGCTTTCCCGCTAAACGCTGTGGAAGACTATTTTAGTAAGCACGTTAAAAAAAGTTATCAAAACAGGCATGTAATAAGTGCCCGTTGCGCGCATTTGTCAAAGCCCAACCCTATACATTTAGAGCAGGGCAGGGGCCAATGCCAGGAACGTAACCTTTGCCAGCGCGGCTGCCCCTTTGGTGGTTATTTCAGTGCTAACTCATCTACCATTCCGTGGGCGTTAAAATCGGGTTTGTGTACCTTGAGGCCATTCTCGGTGGTTGAGTCGATCATATACGACGAGAAATTAGGCAAGGCCACAGGGGTTCGTATTATTGATACCAATACCAAACAAGCTATAGAATACTTTGCCGATGTGATATTTGTTAACGCGGCAGCATTAAATACCAACCTGGTGTTGTTAAATTCAACCTCAAACCGTTTCCCTAATGGTTTGGGTAACGATAGTGGCGTTTTGGGCAAGTATGTAGCGTTCCATAACTATTCGGCACACATCAGTGCGGAATATGATGGCTTTAAAGAATGGACAACTGACGGGCGCAACCCGGCAGGTGGTGGCTATATACCACGTTTCCGCAATGTGTATAAGCAGGAGACCAACTTTTTACGCGGTTATGCCGCAGGTTTTAGCGCCTATCGCCGCGGTACAGATAACTCCGATGGCATAGGCCAAACGCTTAAAGACAACCTAGCCAAAAAAGAACTGGGCAACTGGGGAGTAGGGTCGCACATGATGGGCGAAACCATACCCAAAGAAAGCAATTACGTAACCCTCGATAAATCGCAAAAAGACCAATGGGGGGTACCTCTGCTAAAAATATCCGTCGATTATGATGATAACGACGAAAAAATGAAGAAGGATTATATTGAGCAAATGACAGAGATGTTCACCTCTGCCGGTTTCAAAAATATCAGGGCCGAAAGCGATCATCGCGCACCGGGGCTGGATATTCACGAAATGGGTGGTGTGCGCATGGGTAACGACCCTAAAACATCAATGTTAGATAAGTGGAACCGTTTGCATGCCTGCAAAAACGTTTACGTTACTGATGGGGCCAGCATGACATCTACTTCCTGCCAAAATCCATCGCTTACCTATATGGCCATGACCGCCCGATCGGTAGACCACGCGGTTAGCGAAATGAAAAAGGGTAATATATAG
- a CDS encoding outer membrane beta-barrel protein translates to MIKYVLFTLLSFLFIQNTFAQQPRAVSGTVVDSLGFVPAVTVKLISDKDSLIVSSDVKGGFYFAAVKAKNFKITISGLGYQQVTRKYAMDNDTKPIVLDPIKLKLQINLLNTVNITAISANPITIKEDTVEYKASAYKVRDGSPVEDLLKKLPGVSVDKDGNVTAHGKQVTKVRVNGKNYFTGDVQTATQNLPADIVENIQVIDDYGDQANLTGIKTGDPEKILNITIQKGKRTGQFGQATVGAGNDDRYLARLSANTFKEDRQISLIGTINNTNTNSFNLGGGGGGGGRAGRGGGGGAAAGGGLSTANGITTNRSLGFNYRDEWGKKITAYGSYSLADKDKYTTSTSLQQNLFQNGAIINNDNSIGRNNSVNHRLDFNIEYRIDTANYLKINPNFSYSTSKDNTTDDFSNTRNSTLITGNELALTNTTSPSGGISLLFNHKFNKKGRNFSINTGLNYSKNTQDLNDQYTTQQDSIITPLFQQINTNNNSSRANISLSYTEPVGKSTYLEANYAYNYTNTNNNRYNYRVDPTTGAQVYVDSLSTLYNYQFITNRFGLNLRGVNVKYNYTLGMAVQPAELNGESHNFSTSTHTFNYIPTARFNYIFKKNHTLALNYTGSNNQPGFTQLQLQPDFSNPQNRIYGNPNLKPEFSNNIALRYNQFDIASGNSLFTNLAYNTTLNKIVTNTSPVSNNNGSANNTVQETRYINTNGFYSLSGNYAFSKPFANRKYTVTLNGGANFNNNISFIEDERNEGKNWVWNQGAKLRVDIDSLMDTEISANYSINTTKYSLPSSINTDAKTWTLGFDGRNYFFNNLILGYNLTQTFNNGFSSTVKANPTLLSTYVEYQFLKKNIASLRFQAFDLFNQNTGVSRVVSGNQIIDTRTNRLGRYFMLTFTLRLQKFAGRQGGGRNGGGGKRFGGGRSNNQ, encoded by the coding sequence ATGATAAAGTACGTGCTATTCACCCTCCTTAGTTTTTTATTTATACAAAATACTTTTGCCCAACAGCCACGTGCCGTAAGCGGTACCGTTGTTGATAGCCTTGGTTTTGTACCCGCCGTAACTGTAAAACTGATATCTGACAAAGACAGCCTCATCGTATCCAGCGATGTAAAGGGTGGGTTTTACTTTGCAGCTGTTAAGGCAAAAAACTTTAAAATTACCATAAGCGGTTTAGGCTACCAGCAGGTTACCCGCAAGTATGCCATGGATAACGATACCAAGCCAATTGTTTTAGACCCTATAAAGCTTAAACTGCAAATAAACCTGTTAAACACAGTTAACATTACCGCTATTAGCGCCAACCCCATTACTATTAAAGAAGATACCGTTGAATACAAGGCCAGTGCCTATAAAGTGCGCGATGGATCGCCTGTTGAAGACCTGCTTAAAAAGCTGCCGGGCGTATCGGTAGATAAGGATGGCAATGTTACCGCCCATGGTAAACAGGTAACCAAGGTGCGGGTAAACGGCAAAAATTACTTTACCGGCGATGTGCAAACCGCAACGCAAAACCTGCCGGCCGATATTGTAGAAAACATACAGGTAATTGATGATTACGGCGACCAGGCCAACCTAACCGGCATTAAAACCGGCGACCCCGAAAAGATATTGAACATTACCATACAAAAAGGCAAGCGCACCGGCCAATTTGGCCAGGCAACCGTTGGGGCCGGTAACGACGACCGTTACCTGGCACGCCTGTCGGCCAATACTTTTAAAGAAGACAGGCAGATATCCCTTATCGGCACTATTAATAACACCAACACCAACTCGTTTAACCTTGGCGGCGGCGGTGGTGGCGGGGGTCGCGCAGGCCGGGGAGGCGGCGGCGGTGCAGCAGCCGGTGGTGGCCTTAGCACCGCCAACGGCATTACCACCAACCGGTCGTTAGGTTTTAACTATAGGGATGAGTGGGGTAAAAAAATTACGGCTTATGGCAGCTATAGCCTTGCCGATAAAGACAAATACACCACCAGCACATCGTTGCAACAAAACCTTTTTCAAAATGGGGCCATCATTAATAACGATAACAGCATAGGCCGCAACAACAGCGTTAACCACCGGTTAGATTTTAATATAGAATACCGCATAGATACCGCCAACTATTTAAAGATAAACCCAAACTTTTCTTACAGCACATCAAAGGATAACACTACCGATGATTTTAGTAATACCCGCAACAGCACCCTAATTACCGGCAACGAACTGGCTTTAACCAATACCACATCGCCCAGCGGGGGCATTAGCTTGCTGTTTAATCATAAATTCAACAAGAAGGGGCGTAATTTTAGCATTAATACAGGCCTTAATTATTCAAAAAACACCCAGGACCTTAACGACCAATACACCACGCAGCAGGATAGCATTATAACGCCGCTGTTTCAGCAGATCAACACCAACAACAATTCGTCAAGGGCCAATATCAGTTTGTCGTACACCGAGCCTGTGGGCAAATCAACCTACCTGGAGGCTAACTATGCCTACAACTATACCAATACAAATAATAACCGTTACAACTACCGTGTAGACCCAACAACCGGGGCGCAAGTGTATGTAGACTCGTTAAGTACGCTTTATAATTACCAATTCATCACCAATCGCTTTGGTTTAAACCTGCGCGGGGTTAATGTAAAATATAATTACACGCTGGGTATGGCCGTGCAGCCTGCCGAATTGAATGGCGAATCGCATAATTTCAGCACATCTACCCATACTTTTAACTACATACCTACGGCGCGGTTTAACTACATATTTAAAAAGAACCACACACTTGCTTTAAATTACACAGGCAGCAATAACCAGCCAGGCTTTACCCAATTACAATTGCAGCCAGATTTTAGCAACCCGCAAAACCGCATTTATGGTAACCCCAACCTAAAGCCCGAATTTAGCAACAACATTGCTCTGCGCTACAACCAGTTTGATATTGCCAGCGGTAACTCACTGTTCACCAACTTAGCATATAATACCACGCTTAATAAAATTGTTACCAATACATCGCCGGTAAGTAATAACAACGGCAGCGCTAATAACACCGTGCAGGAAACGCGCTATATTAACACCAACGGCTTTTATTCGCTTAGCGGCAACTATGCCTTCTCAAAACCATTTGCCAACCGCAAGTATACCGTAACCCTTAACGGCGGGGCAAATTTTAACAACAACATATCGTTTATTGAGGATGAACGCAACGAGGGCAAAAACTGGGTTTGGAACCAGGGTGCCAAACTAAGGGTAGATATTGACAGCCTAATGGATACCGAAATAAGCGCCAACTACAGCATTAATACCACCAAATACAGCTTGCCATCGTCTATAAACACCGATGCAAAAACCTGGACATTAGGGTTTGACGGGCGAAACTACTTTTTTAACAACCTGATATTGGGCTATAACTTAACCCAAACCTTTAATAATGGCTTTAGCAGTACGGTTAAAGCCAACCCCACCCTGCTAAGCACTTATGTTGAGTACCAGTTTTTGAAAAAGAACATAGCGTCGCTGCGTTTTCAGGCGTTTGACCTGTTTAACCAAAACACCGGCGTATCGCGCGTGGTAAGCGGCAACCAGATCATAGATACACGCACCAATCGTTTGGGCAGATATTTTATGCTTACATTTACCTTACGGTTGCAAAAGTTTGCCGGCAGGCAAGGCGGCGGCCGCAATGGCGGTGGCGGTAAACGCTTTGGCGGCGGCCGTAGCAATAACCAATAA
- a CDS encoding peptidylprolyl isomerase: protein MKIEPQHVVSLTYDLYTTQDGVESLVESATQEQPLTFLFGAGQMIPRFEENLSTLSTGDTYDFRISAAEGYGEIDEEAVANLPIEMFKGTDLPQIGEVLPLQDNNGNRFQGQVVSVTEDSVIVDMNHPMAGQELHFKGEILNVRPATPEELSHGHAHGPDGHHAH, encoded by the coding sequence ATGAAAATTGAACCACAACATGTAGTGTCATTAACTTATGATTTGTACACTACACAGGATGGCGTTGAAAGCCTGGTTGAAAGTGCAACCCAGGAGCAACCACTTACCTTTTTGTTTGGCGCAGGCCAGATGATTCCCCGTTTTGAAGAAAATTTAAGTACCCTTTCAACAGGCGATACTTACGATTTCCGCATATCTGCCGCAGAAGGTTACGGCGAAATTGACGAAGAAGCTGTAGCTAATTTGCCGATAGAGATGTTTAAAGGTACTGATCTGCCGCAAATTGGCGAGGTTTTACCTTTGCAGGATAACAATGGCAACCGTTTCCAGGGGCAGGTTGTATCAGTTACCGAAGACTCGGTTATTGTGGACATGAACCACCCTATGGCAGGCCAGGAACTGCATTTTAAAGGCGAAATATTAAACGTTCGCCCGGCAACGCCTGAGGAACTGTCACATGGCCATGCACATGGCCCTGATGGTCACCACGCCCATTAA
- a CDS encoding GMC family oxidoreductase has product MSTNTYDAIVIGSGISGGWAAKELTEKGLKTIMLERGKNIEHIKDYVNANKAPWEFPHRGGRTQQMIEDYPVLKRDYPLNETNLDYWVNEKESPYTEIKRFDWFRGYHVGGRSLMWGRQSYRWHDTDFEANLKDGIGTDWPIRYKDLEKWYSYAEKFAGISGNRDGVPILPDGDFMPPMDMNVVEKDVAKRVKEYYKEQRHMIIGRTANITVPHNNRTNCQYRNKCWLGCPFGAYFSTQSATLPAAMATGNLTVRPWSIVTRILYDKDTKKAKGVEVLDAETNKTYEFYAKIVFVNASAINSAWVLLNSATDVWEGGLGSSSGQLGHNLMDHHLGVGAGGRVEGYEDKYYYGRRANGIYIPRFRNLNGEKRDYIRGFGYQGGASRSGWSRDIAEMNIGGAFKDALSEPGAWSMGMGGFGETLPYHENRVYLDKNKKDKWGLPILAIDAECKENERKMRIDMMNDAKEILENAGVKDVQTYTTDPVLGRGIHEMGTARMGRDPKSSVLNGNNQVWDAKNVFVTDGAAMASAACQNPSLTYMALTARAADFAVSELKKGNI; this is encoded by the coding sequence ATGTCTACAAACACTTATGACGCCATCGTCATTGGTTCAGGTATCTCGGGCGGCTGGGCTGCCAAAGAACTAACCGAGAAGGGCCTGAAAACCATTATGTTAGAGCGCGGCAAAAATATCGAGCACATCAAGGATTATGTAAATGCAAACAAGGCACCGTGGGAATTCCCTCACCGTGGTGGCCGTACGCAACAAATGATAGAGGATTACCCCGTTTTAAAACGCGATTATCCTTTAAATGAAACTAACCTTGATTACTGGGTTAACGAAAAAGAAAGCCCATATACCGAAATAAAACGCTTTGACTGGTTTAGAGGGTACCATGTAGGTGGCCGCTCGTTAATGTGGGGCAGGCAATCGTACCGCTGGCACGATACCGATTTTGAGGCTAACTTAAAAGATGGTATTGGTACCGACTGGCCTATACGTTATAAAGACCTTGAAAAATGGTATAGCTATGCCGAAAAATTTGCCGGTATATCCGGTAACCGCGATGGCGTGCCTATCCTTCCGGATGGTGATTTTATGCCACCGATGGATATGAACGTGGTAGAAAAAGACGTAGCAAAACGTGTTAAAGAGTATTATAAAGAACAACGCCACATGATCATTGGCCGTACGGCTAATATTACTGTACCGCATAACAACCGCACAAACTGCCAGTATCGTAACAAATGCTGGTTGGGCTGTCCGTTTGGCGCTTACTTCAGTACGCAATCGGCTACATTACCGGCTGCAATGGCAACTGGTAATTTAACCGTTCGCCCATGGTCAATAGTAACCCGCATATTATATGATAAGGATACTAAAAAGGCTAAAGGCGTTGAGGTATTGGATGCCGAAACCAACAAAACATACGAGTTTTACGCCAAAATAGTGTTTGTTAATGCCTCGGCCATAAACAGCGCATGGGTATTATTAAATTCGGCTACTGATGTTTGGGAAGGTGGCTTAGGCAGCAGCAGCGGTCAATTAGGTCATAACTTAATGGATCACCACTTAGGTGTTGGTGCAGGTGGCCGTGTAGAAGGTTACGAAGATAAATATTACTATGGCCGCCGTGCCAACGGTATATACATACCACGCTTTAGAAACCTTAATGGCGAAAAACGCGATTACATACGTGGCTTTGGTTACCAGGGTGGCGCAAGCCGCTCGGGGTGGAGCAGGGACATTGCCGAAATGAACATCGGCGGTGCCTTTAAAGATGCACTATCTGAACCGGGAGCATGGTCAATGGGCATGGGTGGCTTTGGCGAAACATTGCCATATCACGAAAACCGTGTTTATCTTGATAAGAACAAGAAAGATAAATGGGGCCTGCCTATCTTAGCTATCGATGCCGAGTGTAAAGAAAACGAGCGTAAAATGCGCATCGATATGATGAACGACGCTAAAGAGATATTAGAGAATGCCGGTGTTAAGGATGTACAAACCTACACAACCGACCCTGTATTGGGCCGTGGTATTCACGAAATGGGTACAGCCCGCATGGGCCGCGATCCAAAATCGTCGGTATTAAATGGTAACAACCAGGTTTGGGATGCTAAAAACGTATTTGTTACCGATGGTGCCGCAATGGCTTCGGCAGCTTGCCAAAACCCATCATTAACCTATATGGCGTTAACTGCCCGCGCTGCAGATTTTGCTGTAAGCGAACTTAAAAAAGGAAACATTTAA
- a CDS encoding gluconate 2-dehydrogenase subunit 3 family protein: MNRRIAIRNMALVLASAAVLPSCLNNDKGKPVVQLKHLKINADQENLVSNVAETILPKTNTPGAKELGINLFIFKMLDDCNTKQQQETFLAGLDEFDDAVKKQYGHSFNDCSQQERTAFISSMEKPKPENGKKDEPAKSAVFYNMVKGLTVFGYTTSQYFMTKQVVYELVPGRYNAWFPVKKQAV, encoded by the coding sequence ATGAATAGGCGTATAGCCATCCGTAACATGGCCTTAGTATTAGCAAGCGCGGCGGTTTTACCGTCGTGCTTAAATAATGATAAGGGTAAACCTGTTGTGCAGTTAAAGCACCTTAAAATTAATGCCGACCAGGAAAACCTGGTAAGCAACGTTGCGGAAACCATACTGCCAAAAACAAATACACCCGGCGCTAAAGAGCTGGGCATTAACCTGTTTATTTTTAAAATGCTTGATGATTGCAACACAAAGCAACAGCAGGAAACCTTTTTAGCCGGCCTTGACGAGTTTGACGACGCGGTTAAAAAGCAATACGGCCACTCGTTTAACGATTGCAGCCAGCAGGAGCGTACCGCATTTATAAGCAGTATGGAAAAACCCAAACCCGAAAACGGTAAAAAGGATGAACCTGCAAAATCTGCAGTGTTTTATAATATGGTTAAGGGGCTTACGGTGTTTGGCTATACCACATCGCAGTATTTTATGACCAAACAGGTAGTTTATGAATTGGTACCCGGCAGGTATAATGCCTGGTTCCCGGTAAAAAAGCAGGCAGTTTAA